ATGGCAATATACACAAAGGCTTATGATGTCAAAGTCTGGAGAGTTATCAAAAATGGGAACTACCTTCTACCGACTACTGCTCAACCACCTGCTGATCCTGAAGATATAGATGAATATATAGATGAGCAAATGGCAGTTGTGCAAGTTAATAATAAGGCAAAGAGTCTGCTTTATAATGCTATAAGTGGTGAGGAATATGAGAAAATCTCCAGTTGCGATACAACCAAAGAGATATGGGGTAAAATTGAAGTTTCGTATGAAGGAACCAGTAAAGTGAAAGAAACCCATATCAACATGTTGGTTCATGACTACGAACTCTTCTagatgaaagaaggagaatccaTTGAAGAGATGTTTTCTAGATTTAGCAAAATCATTACGATCTAAAAGCTTTGGCAAACCATACTCAAGTGGTGATTAAGTTAGGAAAATTCTTAGAAGTCTACCCACCACTTGGCAGATAAAAGTGGTTACACTTGAATCACAGGATTTGAACAAACTATCATATGATGAACTTCGAGGAGAACTCATAGCCTTCGAGAAAAACAATCTAAAGAAAACAAAacaggaagaaaagaagaaaacaattgCATTCAAGGCCACAACATAAAAAGCacacaatgatattgatgatGATCCTGAAGCTCTTCAAGAAGAAATTGCCATGTTATCAAGGAATATAGACGGTTTAATGAGGAGATACAGGAATGCAAGAAGAGGAAGAATACCACCCAGGCGAACCATGCACTATAACGAAAAAGACATAAATGGTGGCAAATGTTATAAGTGTGGAAGATTTGGGCATGTTCAAGCTGAATGTCCCGATCTTAAAACAAAAGTTTCCATAGGCTTCAACAAGAACAAATCATTTGAAAGTTGGAGTAATAAAGACAGTTCAGAACATGAAGAGATAGCAAATCTTTGCTTCATGACTGTTTTGGAAAACAACATGAAAAAATCTCAGCGTGTTGGACATATGAGGACACTTCAGATGAAATGCAAAGATGACAATGAGAACTGTTTCATGGCACGAGGCGAAACAAGCAAGGTAAGATCTTATAACTATGAAAGATGTAatgaattgcaggatattcttgaCCTTACTTTGAAAGTGTCTAAAAAAATGATGAATTAACTAAAAAGACTCAACAAAAAAGTAAAAGACTGAAAACTCAAGCTTGAagtatgtgaaattgaaaaagaagtacttcaagaagagtttgaggaattgcaaatgcaactCAATGGCATGCGCAAATCCACCAGTCATAGTTTTGTCAAGTCGAACCAGGCAACTTACAAGCCAACTGGAGAAGGACCAGTCAGAAGACAGTCCAATAGTACTAACACAAATGAAAGAATCCAAAAATGGATTAGGAGTTACGTGTCACTACTGTAACAAAAGTGGACAAAAATATTCCTTTTGTCGATTTGGTAAAACAAATGTCTCAGGGTGTATTTGGAAATCCAAAAACAATCCTGAGTCAAGTAATTCTAACCAATcaggacccaagcaagcttgggtacctaaaagaaagtGATAACTATGTTTTGCAAGAACACCACAGAAGGAGTCGCAAAGGAAAATTAATATTTAGATAGTGCGTGTTCCAGTCACATGACAGGTGACAAAAACCTGTTTAAGGAAGTTACAAAAATAAACGGAGGAAGTGTCAAGTTTGGTGATGATTCGAAAGGAAAAATAGTCGGTATCGGAACAGTTCCTTTCAATGGTAACTGTGTTATTTCTGAGATTTATCTTGTTGACAGACTTAACTAGAATCTTCTGAGTATAAGTCAGCTATGCGACTCAGGACATGAAGTAAAGTTCAAAAAAATAGGTTGTGCTATTGAAGATGAGACAGGTCAAATAATCCTCCCAGATAAAAGGTATGGaaatgtctatattcttgatggttttgaaAATATGGATGGTCATATCTGTTTAACATTCATATCTGATGATCCATGGTTATGGAATAagaaacttggtcatgcaagcatgCATTTGATAGAAAAACTTTTCAAGCATGATTTAGTTATTGGTTTGCCTAAACTCAATTTCTCTAGAAATCATATATGTGATGCATGTCATATTAGAAACAAActagaaattctttcaaaaacaaaGATATTGTATCTACTTCAAAGCCTTTGCAATTGCTGCATATGAACTTATTTCGATCTACTATAACTGCTAGCATAGGAGGAAAAAGGTTTGCTTTTGTTATTGTTACTGATTACTCACGTTTTACTTAGGTGATTTTCTTATCTCACAAAGATGAAGCTTTGAAATTTTTTGAGGTATTCTGTAAAAAGGTTGAAAGAGAAAAGGGATATCTTATTACAACAATTCaaagtgatcatggaggagaatttgaaagcagagCATTTGAAGATTTCTGTAATGATCAAGGATACACCCACAATTTCTCTGTTCTAAGATCACCCCAATAGAATGGAGTCGTTGAGTGAAAAATAGTACTTTGTAATATATGGCAAGAACTATGATACTAGAATATTCGTTGCCAAATCACTTTTGGGAAGAAGGAGTACGTACTACATGTCACATTCTCAATCGATGTCTCATAAGGCCCATTTTGAAGAAGACTCCTTATGAACTGTGGAAAGGTAAACGACCCAATATTAGTTACTTTCATCCATTTGGAAGCAAGTGTTTCATTCACAATAATGGTAAGGACAATCTTGGAAAATTCGATCCAAGAAGTGACGAAGGTATTTTTTTGGGTTATTCATTAAATAGTATATCCTTTAGAGTCTATATTAAATACACACTATGTGTAGAAGAATCAGTACATATTATATTTGATGAGAATAACACTTCGACCAAGAAAAGAATTATTGCACGTGATAAAGATCAAATTCAAGAAATTCAAGAGACAAGCAAATCTCAAGAGTCAACTAATAAACCTGATGGTGTTATGGAGTCAACTAATGAGATTAGTAGCAGTCAATCAGAATCTCCAGTGGAGCCAACTACTCATACAAGTACAACTCGTCCAAATGAATGGAGAATTGAACCAGAATATCCTCAAAAGTTTATCATAGGAGATCCAAGCGAAGGAATAAAAACTAGGGGAGCTCTCAAGAAGAAAGCAAACATAGCACTGATTTCCCAAATTGaaccaaagaaaatagaggaagcTATGAAAGACTCAAGCTGGTTACAAGCAATGCAGGAAGAGCTGGATCAATTTGACAAAGATCAAGTATAGAAACTGCTGCCTAAACCTGAAAACGCTCCTGTAATTAGAAAAAATGGGTTTTCAGAAATAAGCTAAACGAGGATGGGAAATTTGTTAGAAACAAGGCTAAATTAGTAGCTCAAGGATACTCACAACAAGAAGGAGTCAACTATGATGAAACGTTCACTCCAGTAGCTCGATTggaatcaataagaattcttctTGCATACGCATCCTTTAAAAGATTTAGGCTCTTTCAGATGGATGTTAAAAATGCCTTTTAAAATGGTTTCATTGAGGAGGAAGtatatgtaaaacaacctcctgGTTTTGAAGATTCAAAGTTTCCCTACCACATATACAAATTGACCAAAATACTGTATGGACTGAAACAAGCTCCACGAGCATGGTACGAAAGACTTAGCTCATTTATTCTTGATCACGGATTTACAAGAGGTAAAGTAGGCACTACTCTTTTTATTAAAAGATCATCAGAAGGTAATATCATTATTCAAGTTTACGTTGATGATACTATTTTTGGTAGTGCTAATCCTCTTCTGTTcaaggaattttcaaattttatgcaaagtgagtttgaatgagtatgatgggagagcTAACGTTCTTTCTTGGACTTCAAATTCAAAAATCTAAAGAAGGAACGTTCATAtgccaaacaaaatacacaaaggaGTTGATTCAGAAGTTTGGTAGGAGTAATGCTAAAGCCATTGGCACACCAATGAGTCCTTCAACAAGTCTTGACAAAGATTAACAGGGAAAACCTGTTGATGAAACTAAATATCATGGAATGATTGGCTTCGTTATTTATCTAACTTCCAGTCgaccagatattatgtttagtATTTGTAAATGTGCCAGGTTTCAGTCAGCTCCAAAAGAATCTCACTTGACTGCCGTAAAAAAGGATTATTCGATATCTCATTAGAATTATTTCTAACGGATTATGGTATCTATGTTCTAACATTTTTAAACTAGAAGGTTTTCAGGTGATAAGGAAGATAGAAAAAGCACTGGTGGAACATGTCAATTACTCGAAAAAGCTCTTATATCTTGGAACAATAAAAAGCAAGGATCAGTTGCACTATCCACAGCTGAGGCTGAGTATATTGCCATTGGACAATGTTGTGCACACTTACTATGGATGTCTCATCAATTGGGTGACTATGAATGATTTTTTAAACCCATTCAAATTTTCTGTGATAACTCTAGTGCTATATGTCTCAAAATATCCTGTGCATCATTCTAGGGCAAAACATATAGATATCAAgcatcattttattagagatTATGTTCTTAAGGGAGATATAAAAATATCTTTTGTTGGAACCACTAATCAATTAGCAGATATTTTTACTAAACCTTTACTTGAAGACAGATTTTGCTTTTTATGAGAATTACTTGGTATTATTTCCATTGATCATTAATATTTTGACCTAtgtgatatttttatatttttgtatgcctaatgtttaaattttatctttttatagTCATTAATAGCGCCTCCGATTTTCCTCTCTTTTCACATCAATTGCAGTGTTCAAGAAAGGAAAACCAATAATCACGCTTGTTAAAATGACACCCTTTCCTTTCCTGTACTCAACCGTTAAAACCCCCTCTTTTTAATCTATGAAGCCCTTCTTCAATCTCCATCATTCTCATCACCTAGAAACCCTCTCAAAAATCTCCTCAACCACTTTCCTCCATGGCTAAACACTCTAAGAACTCCTCTGCTTCCACCAGAAAAAGTACTCGCTCTAGAACAAAACCCCCTTCCTAGCCTCCAAAACAAGTGGACCTAGGGTCCGATCACTCAGAGGGTTTTGCCTCCTCTCAGGCAGAATTCTCAGATTATTCTCATCCTTTAGAAAAAAAGCCCTAGGAAAAAGACCTTTGGAAGAACCtcttga
The nucleotide sequence above comes from Nicotiana tabacum cultivar K326 chromosome 12, ASM71507v2, whole genome shotgun sequence. Encoded proteins:
- the LOC142166999 gene encoding uncharacterized protein LOC142166999; this translates as MRRYRNARRGRIPPRRTMHYNEKDINGGKCYKCGRFGHVQAECPDLKTKVSIGFNKNKSFESWSNKDSSEHEEIANLCFMTVLENNMKKSQRVGHMRTLQMKCKDDNENCFMARGETSKNLLSISQLCDSGHEVKFKKIGCAIEDETGQIILPDKRYGNVYILDGFENMDGHICLTFISDDPWLWNKKLGHASMHLIEKLFKHDLVIDIVSTSKPLQLLHMNLFRSTITASIGGKRLKEKRDILLQQFKVIMEENLKAEHLKISVMIKDTPTISLF